The Caproicibacterium lactatifermentans genome contains a region encoding:
- a CDS encoding HD domain-containing protein gives MEYKEEFIEIFQSKVKREGAAELLEWLQKRTDFFTAPASTRYHCACPSGLVQHSISVYKTMMNWFEPETDSEESYVICGLLHDICKANFYKQSTRNVKNDETGKWERRPYYSIDDQFPYGHGEKSVFLIERFLRLRTSEAMAIRWHMGGFDDAARGGCKAISQAYEKYPLAVKLHLADFESTYLHEKGTSVVPNNHPHNKQAPKV, from the coding sequence ATGGAATATAAAGAAGAGTTCATAGAGATTTTTCAAAGCAAGGTCAAACGTGAGGGAGCGGCTGAGCTGCTGGAATGGCTGCAGAAGCGGACGGACTTTTTCACAGCACCTGCCAGCACCCGTTATCACTGCGCCTGCCCGAGTGGTTTGGTACAGCACAGTATCAGCGTCTATAAGACCATGATGAACTGGTTTGAGCCGGAAACGGACAGCGAGGAAAGCTACGTTATCTGCGGGCTGCTGCATGATATCTGCAAGGCGAATTTTTATAAACAGAGTACGCGCAATGTCAAAAATGACGAAACTGGCAAATGGGAGCGCCGCCCTTACTACAGCATCGACGACCAATTCCCCTACGGTCACGGTGAAAAGTCTGTCTTTCTCATCGAGCGCTTTCTGCGTTTGCGTACCAGCGAGGCCATGGCTATCCGCTGGCACATGGGTGGATTTGACGATGCGGCACGCGGCGGCTGCAAAGCAATTTCACAGGCATACGAAAAGTATCCGCTGGCTGTAAAGCTGCATTTGGCCGACTTCGAGAGCACCTATCTGCATGAAAAGGGAACGTCCGTTGTGCCGAACAATCACCCGCACAACAAGCAGGCCCCAAAGGTCTGA
- a CDS encoding helix-turn-helix domain-containing protein — protein sequence MDLRTSLGKRLRTLRAKWGYTQQDISSILQIDRSTYAYYETSRSTPPLSTLKKLADVYHVPLSDLFGNEEAPPQFSDSAPGVFADLDHNKSHIYDLCPEERQLIAMYRLANQETRGKIMELLHTKNS from the coding sequence ATGGACCTGCGCACAAGCCTGGGCAAACGTCTGCGCACTCTGCGGGCAAAATGGGGATATACCCAGCAGGACATCAGTTCTATCCTGCAAATTGACCGTTCCACCTATGCCTACTATGAAACCAGCCGCAGCACACCGCCGCTTTCCACCCTGAAAAAGCTCGCCGACGTTTACCATGTGCCGCTGTCTGATTTGTTTGGCAATGAAGAAGCGCCGCCGCAGTTTTCCGACTCTGCTCCAGGCGTATTTGCCGACCTTGACCATAATAAATCCCACATCTACGACCTCTGTCCAGAGGAACGACAGCTGATTGCCATGTACCGGCTGGCCAATCAGGAAACCCGGGGAAAAATTATGGAGCTGCTGCACACAAAGAATTCTTAG
- a CDS encoding amino acid ABC transporter ATP-binding protein: MALLEMNHIQKSFEGLSVLKDISLSVDKGEVFSIIGPSGSGKTTLLRCATMLETIDGGEILYHGQRATWTENGKVVYAPKNERKQISSMFGLVFQNYNLFPHMTVLKNITDAPVRVQKREKEEAKATAMELLRKVGMEDKAGAYPCQLSGGQQQRVAIARALALHPSILFFDEPTSALDPELTAEVLKVIKSLADLHIAMVIVTHEMSFAKDISDRILFMAGGVIVEQGTPDEVFSSNNERTRSFLGRYGTLAEN; the protein is encoded by the coding sequence ATGGCACTGCTCGAAATGAACCATATACAAAAATCCTTTGAGGGGCTGAGTGTCCTGAAGGATATCTCTCTTTCGGTCGACAAAGGCGAGGTCTTTTCGATTATCGGGCCATCCGGTTCCGGTAAAACAACGCTTCTGCGGTGTGCCACCATGCTGGAAACCATTGACGGCGGTGAGATTCTCTATCATGGACAGCGGGCGACATGGACCGAAAACGGGAAAGTCGTTTATGCGCCGAAAAACGAACGAAAACAGATTTCCTCCATGTTTGGGCTCGTATTTCAGAACTACAATCTTTTTCCGCATATGACAGTCCTTAAAAATATTACAGATGCACCGGTGCGTGTACAAAAACGGGAAAAAGAGGAAGCCAAAGCAACGGCAATGGAACTGCTGCGGAAGGTAGGTATGGAGGACAAGGCAGGTGCTTATCCCTGTCAGTTGTCTGGCGGGCAGCAGCAGCGGGTCGCGATTGCGCGCGCGCTGGCACTGCATCCCAGTATTCTTTTCTTTGACGAACCCACCTCGGCCTTGGACCCGGAGCTGACAGCAGAAGTCCTGAAGGTTATCAAATCTTTGGCGGACCTGCATATTGCCATGGTGATTGTGACCCATGAAATGTCTTTTGCAAAAGATATTAGTGACCGCATTCTCTTTATGGCGGGCGGCGTGATTGTGGAACAGGGCACACCCGATGAAGTTTTTTCTTCCAACAACGAGCGTACCCGCAGTTTCCTCGGCCGGTACGGAACACTGGCCGAAAATTAG
- a CDS encoding spore coat protein codes for MDDKNTMQELLSAEKNACDLYLHGSIESGTQNVNQAFTKALQDSLTLQGDLYKKMADKGWYTTQQAPQQQMQQVKQKYSSQSQSQSQSQG; via the coding sequence ATGGATGACAAGAATACAATGCAAGAACTGCTTTCAGCAGAAAAAAATGCCTGTGACCTGTACCTGCACGGCAGCATTGAATCCGGTACGCAGAACGTGAACCAGGCTTTCACCAAGGCACTTCAGGATTCCCTGACTTTGCAGGGGGACCTGTACAAGAAGATGGCGGATAAGGGCTGGTACACGACACAGCAGGCACCGCAGCAGCAGATGCAGCAGGTAAAACAGAAATATAGCAGCCAGAGCCAGAGCCAGAGTCAGAGCCAAGGTTAA
- a CDS encoding O-acetylhomoserine aminocarboxypropyltransferase/cysteine synthase family protein, producing MGPNYQPDTLCIHAGYSPKNGEPRVVPIVQSTTFRYTTAEAMGRLFNLEDSGHFYTRISNPTTEAVEKKIAELEGGVGCVATSSGMAAIFLSVLNICKAGDHVVSSSAVYGGAFNLFNKTMRDMGIDFTFVPPDVTEEQLEAAMQSNTRAVYCETLSNPSLVVTDLELFAKVAHAHGVPLIVDNTFPTPINCRPFTFGADIVVHSTTKYMDGHAVQMGGAIVDSGKFDWTNGKFPMLTEPDESYHGLIYTKAFGKAAYITKARTHLLRDIGCQPAPENSFLLNLGLETLALRMERHCSNAQKIAEFLDQDDRISWVNYPGLKDSPYHTLAQKYLPHGSCGVISFGVKGGRAAATKFMESLQLASMVVHVADLRTCVLHPASTTHRQLTDEQLAENGISPDMIRMSVGIENVQDILADIQQALEKVQQK from the coding sequence ATGGGACCGAATTATCAGCCGGATACGCTGTGTATCCATGCAGGCTATTCCCCAAAGAACGGAGAACCGCGCGTTGTGCCAATCGTGCAGAGCACGACTTTCCGCTACACCACCGCTGAGGCGATGGGACGCCTTTTTAATCTAGAAGACAGCGGACATTTTTATACCCGTATCTCCAACCCAACAACAGAAGCAGTGGAAAAAAAGATAGCGGAACTGGAGGGCGGCGTTGGCTGTGTGGCAACCTCCTCCGGTATGGCGGCCATTTTCCTTTCGGTACTGAATATCTGCAAGGCCGGTGACCATGTGGTCAGTTCCAGTGCGGTTTACGGCGGTGCCTTTAATCTGTTTAATAAGACGATGCGTGATATGGGGATTGATTTTACCTTTGTTCCGCCGGATGTCACAGAAGAACAGCTGGAGGCTGCTATGCAGTCCAACACTCGTGCAGTTTATTGTGAAACGCTTTCCAACCCGTCGCTGGTCGTTACGGATTTGGAGCTATTTGCAAAGGTAGCACACGCACATGGTGTGCCGCTGATTGTGGACAACACCTTCCCAACGCCTATTAACTGCCGCCCGTTTACCTTTGGCGCGGATATTGTGGTTCATTCCACGACAAAATATATGGACGGTCATGCCGTGCAGATGGGCGGAGCCATTGTGGACAGTGGAAAATTTGACTGGACAAACGGCAAATTCCCCATGCTGACAGAACCGGATGAGTCTTACCATGGATTGATATACACCAAGGCATTCGGAAAAGCGGCGTACATTACAAAGGCCCGCACCCATCTGCTGCGGGATATTGGCTGTCAGCCCGCACCGGAAAATTCGTTCCTTTTGAACCTTGGGCTGGAAACACTGGCACTGCGTATGGAGCGTCACTGCTCCAACGCTCAGAAGATTGCCGAGTTCCTGGACCAGGATGACCGTATCAGCTGGGTGAACTATCCGGGACTAAAGGACAGCCCGTACCATACGCTGGCACAGAAATATCTGCCGCATGGCAGCTGCGGCGTTATTTCGTTTGGCGTAAAGGGCGGCAGAGCTGCTGCTACAAAATTTATGGAGTCTCTGCAGCTGGCCTCTATGGTGGTGCATGTGGCAGACCTGCGCACCTGTGTGCTACATCCGGCCAGCACCACACACCGTCAGCTGACAGATGAGCAGCTGGCAGAAAACGGAATCAGCCCGGATATGATTCGTATGTCTGTTGGTATTGAAAATGTGCAGGATATTCTTGCGGATATCCAGCAGGCACTGGAAAAGGTGCAGCAGAAATAA
- a CDS encoding LytR/AlgR family response regulator transcription factor, whose protein sequence is MDKDKIMRLAICDDELPMRQQLQKRTETFMAERQIPYTLDTFASAEKLLTSEKIYNIVLMDVRFTGMDGMQAAMALKARCMDTLIIFISSFVQYAPLGYQSTIRYILKSQLDVYFAESLDAAISQIHLQSDTVEVCYGKKSSQIPLSQILYLESANRMIQLHLEADSKEMFPLKCYGKLEEYEMILQKRTFCIATKAT, encoded by the coding sequence GTGGACAAGGATAAGATTATGCGGCTGGCAATATGCGACGATGAGCTGCCCATGCGGCAGCAGCTTCAGAAAAGAACAGAAACTTTTATGGCAGAACGGCAGATACCTTATACGCTGGATACTTTTGCAAGCGCAGAGAAACTGCTTACAAGCGAAAAAATTTATAACATTGTACTGATGGACGTACGGTTTACCGGCATGGATGGTATGCAGGCGGCAATGGCACTGAAAGCGCGCTGTATGGATACGCTGATAATTTTCATCTCCAGCTTCGTGCAGTATGCACCGCTTGGCTATCAAAGCACCATTCGGTATATTTTAAAGTCACAGCTGGATGTGTATTTTGCAGAGAGTTTGGATGCCGCAATCAGCCAAATCCATTTGCAGTCGGACACGGTCGAGGTCTGCTATGGAAAGAAGTCTTCACAAATACCATTAAGTCAAATTCTGTACCTAGAAAGCGCCAACCGAATGATTCAATTACATCTGGAGGCAGATTCGAAAGAAATGTTTCCATTAAAATGTTATGGAAAACTTGAAGAATATGAAATGATTCTTCAAAAAAGAACTTTTTGCATTGCCACAAAAGCTACTTAG
- a CDS encoding pro-sigmaK processing inhibitor BofA family protein: MAAFLFCAAMLAAGHSPHPFAGAAGSVIAGLAALLVVNLAGGLTGVTLPVSPLVVGASAFLGIPGVTTLLLLNLFF; encoded by the coding sequence TTGGCAGCTTTTTTGTTCTGTGCAGCGATGCTGGCCGCCGGACACAGTCCGCACCCCTTCGCAGGGGCCGCGGGCAGTGTCATAGCGGGACTGGCGGCGCTGTTAGTGGTCAATCTGGCGGGTGGGCTGACCGGCGTTACGCTGCCGGTCAGTCCGCTGGTTGTGGGTGCTTCCGCATTCCTGGGTATTCCGGGAGTCACCACACTGCTTCTGTTGAACCTGTTTTTTTGA
- the secG gene encoding preprotein translocase subunit SecG, with the protein MTVSEIVLGIILLLASLAIIVVVLLQEGHEKDLGVVTGGADTFLSQNSARSIDSFLARWTKVISLAFFVLVIATNVYMYMTNK; encoded by the coding sequence ATGACAGTTTCTGAGATTGTTTTGGGTATTATTTTGCTTCTTGCTTCGCTGGCCATCATTGTGGTCGTTTTGCTGCAGGAAGGACACGAGAAAGACTTGGGTGTTGTCACCGGCGGTGCAGATACCTTTTTGAGTCAGAACAGTGCCCGCTCTATCGACAGTTTCCTTGCGCGGTGGACAAAGGTTATTTCACTTGCGTTTTTTGTCTTAGTCATTGCAACCAATGTATATATGTATATGACAAATAAGTAA
- the rnr gene encoding ribonuclease R: MVEDIKKGILEALQSAGEDLSSRFLMRKLGIPEKYSTTFYTALNQLRREKKISVNSRHIVRLHGDPTQRIPATIVSLSRSFAFARPDDGGDDMFLHGEDLHDAFLGDSVVLGNVRQSPKGSSCEVLEITQRAGNTVNGTIVRSPYGVELHPDAAIRFDIPIADFAHCGAEVGDKVQADISRLPHSSRFSAKVVKNYGHADCAKICADAILDANSVKVPFSPEALAEAEAIGSRPITEADMQGRADYRGWPICSIDSASAKDLDDAISIVRTPQGYQLGVHIADVSYYVRPGTALDEEARKRATSVYLPDRVVPMLPEAISNGVCSLNAGTDKLTFSAVMDFDKAGKMTHYEFHKSIINSKVRGVYDEVNQIFDGTAGQDLLDKYAPVLDSLAAGRELAGILKANARANGNFDIDSSESEFILDEKGHCIDVLPRHTGPSEQMIEQLMIAANQAAAKLGREQQLPFVYRVHENPDPDRVDALKDLLVTIGLNPVCLSHPADVTAKDFAQVMAQAAGTPREKVVSHQLLRTMAKARYDTKPLGHFGLALQDYCHFTSPIRRYPDTSIHRIMGAYLAGEDKAKIKKEYTDFAQESAKHSSEREICAMNSERSADDCFAAEYMAQHLGEEYDGIISGVTMRGVFVELSNSVEGFVPVADFTDKHFEFDGRLSQVDEATRERLTIGDPLRVVNVAADVSSGRIDFTPAGYHLVEDKKA, encoded by the coding sequence ATGGTCGAAGATATTAAAAAAGGAATATTGGAGGCTCTGCAGAGTGCGGGGGAGGACCTGTCTTCCCGTTTTCTCATGCGGAAACTCGGTATCCCGGAAAAATACAGCACTACTTTTTATACCGCACTGAATCAGCTGCGCCGCGAAAAAAAGATCAGCGTGAACAGCCGCCATATTGTTCGTCTTCATGGTGACCCTACCCAGCGGATTCCGGCAACCATCGTTTCGCTGTCCCGCAGCTTTGCGTTTGCCCGGCCGGACGACGGCGGTGACGATATGTTCCTGCATGGCGAAGATTTGCACGATGCCTTTTTGGGTGACTCGGTTGTTTTAGGCAATGTCCGTCAAAGCCCCAAAGGCTCCAGCTGTGAAGTGCTGGAAATTACCCAGCGTGCCGGCAATACCGTGAACGGCACGATTGTGCGCAGCCCATATGGTGTGGAGCTGCACCCGGATGCGGCTATCCGCTTTGATATTCCCATTGCCGACTTTGCACACTGCGGCGCCGAGGTAGGGGACAAGGTGCAGGCGGACATCAGCCGCCTGCCGCACTCCTCTCGCTTTTCCGCGAAGGTCGTGAAAAATTACGGCCATGCCGACTGCGCCAAGATCTGTGCAGATGCCATTTTGGACGCCAACAGCGTGAAGGTTCCGTTTTCACCGGAGGCTCTTGCAGAAGCAGAAGCCATTGGTTCCCGTCCCATTACCGAAGCGGATATGCAGGGACGTGCGGACTATCGGGGCTGGCCTATCTGCAGCATTGACAGCGCCAGCGCCAAAGATTTGGACGATGCCATCAGCATTGTGCGTACACCTCAGGGGTACCAGCTGGGTGTTCATATCGCGGACGTTTCCTATTATGTGCGCCCCGGCACAGCACTGGACGAGGAAGCACGCAAACGCGCCACTTCCGTTTACCTGCCAGACCGTGTTGTCCCCATGCTGCCGGAAGCTATCAGCAACGGTGTGTGTTCCTTGAATGCCGGCACGGACAAGCTGACATTCTCGGCTGTTATGGACTTTGACAAGGCCGGTAAAATGACGCATTATGAATTCCATAAATCCATCATTAACAGTAAAGTCCGCGGCGTATATGACGAAGTCAATCAGATTTTTGATGGCACCGCTGGACAGGATCTGCTGGACAAATATGCACCGGTGCTGGACAGCCTGGCCGCCGGACGGGAGCTGGCTGGTATCCTGAAAGCCAATGCCCGTGCCAACGGCAACTTTGATATTGACAGTTCTGAGTCGGAATTTATACTGGACGAAAAAGGACACTGTATTGATGTTTTGCCGCGGCACACCGGCCCTTCCGAGCAGATGATTGAACAGCTGATGATTGCCGCGAATCAGGCGGCCGCTAAGCTGGGCCGTGAGCAGCAGCTTCCGTTTGTTTACCGTGTGCATGAAAATCCGGACCCGGACCGTGTGGATGCGCTGAAAGATTTGCTGGTGACCATTGGCTTGAATCCGGTGTGCCTGTCACATCCGGCAGACGTAACGGCCAAGGACTTTGCGCAGGTTATGGCACAGGCAGCCGGTACGCCGCGGGAAAAGGTGGTTTCACACCAGCTGCTGCGCACGATGGCCAAGGCCCGCTATGATACCAAACCGCTGGGGCATTTCGGGTTGGCTTTGCAGGACTACTGCCACTTTACTTCTCCTATCCGCCGCTATCCGGATACTTCTATTCATCGCATCATGGGTGCCTACCTTGCCGGTGAAGATAAGGCGAAGATTAAAAAGGAATACACGGATTTCGCGCAGGAATCCGCTAAACATTCCAGCGAGCGTGAAATCTGCGCCATGAACTCTGAACGCAGTGCGGACGACTGCTTTGCGGCAGAATATATGGCTCAGCATTTGGGCGAGGAGTACGACGGCATTATCAGCGGTGTGACCATGCGCGGCGTATTTGTGGAACTGTCCAACAGCGTAGAGGGCTTTGTGCCGGTTGCGGACTTTACCGACAAACATTTTGAGTTTGACGGCCGTCTTTCTCAGGTGGACGAGGCTACCCGTGAACGTCTGACCATCGGTGACCCGCTGCGGGTTGTCAATGTGGCCGCGGACGTTTCCAGCGGACGCATCGACTTTACACCGGCCGGCTATCATTTGGTTGAAGATAAAAAAGCATAA
- a CDS encoding ATP-binding cassette domain-containing protein, translating to MGVTVEVKNYTKTIKGQTVLSNVTLQLESGVCYGLYGHNGCGKSMLMRAIAGLICPTEGSVMVLGKELNNSNSFPDSLGLIIENVGFWPYFTGLENLKLLASIKGQIGEPEIRDSITRVGLDPDDRRVYHKYSLGMKQRLAIAQAIMEKPNLILLDEPTNALDEDGVALIRKVVQEETERGGNNVIFRGKGFSHRCRPCVRF from the coding sequence ATGGGCGTTACAGTAGAAGTGAAAAATTATACGAAAACAATTAAGGGGCAAACCGTTCTTTCAAATGTGACTTTGCAGTTGGAAAGCGGTGTCTGCTATGGACTATATGGTCATAATGGGTGCGGCAAGTCTATGCTTATGCGCGCGATTGCGGGGTTAATCTGCCCTACAGAGGGCAGTGTGATGGTTCTTGGAAAGGAACTGAATAATTCCAATTCTTTCCCAGACAGCTTAGGACTGATTATTGAAAACGTTGGTTTCTGGCCTTATTTTACGGGACTGGAAAATCTTAAATTACTGGCTTCCATCAAAGGGCAGATTGGGGAGCCGGAGATTCGGGATTCCATTACACGCGTGGGACTTGACCCGGATGACCGGCGGGTCTATCACAAGTACTCACTGGGCATGAAACAACGGCTGGCCATTGCACAGGCGATTATGGAAAAGCCCAATTTAATTTTATTGGATGAACCTACCAACGCATTGGATGAAGACGGCGTTGCGTTAATCCGAAAAGTTGTGCAGGAAGAAACCGAACGCGGAGGAAACAACGTCATTTTTAGAGGGAAAGGGTTTTCGCACCGGTGCAGACCTTGTGTCAGGTTCTGA
- a CDS encoding amino acid ABC transporter permease, which produces MSFSSIVLQLAQGMGVSVEIFFITLVFSLPLGLLIALGRMSKNKIVSAIMSVYISIMRGTPLMLQMMVVYFGPYYLFGIHISGSYRMSAALIAFIINYAAYFAEIYRSGIQSMSQGQYEAAKLLGYSRQQTFSIIILPQVFKCIIPALSNEVITLVKDTSLAFTISVVEMFTTAKALASATASMMPFAAAGLFYYIFNFLVAWVMDIIEKKLAYYK; this is translated from the coding sequence ATGTCGTTCAGTTCTATTGTATTGCAGCTTGCCCAAGGTATGGGTGTCAGCGTAGAGATCTTTTTCATTACGTTGGTGTTTTCCCTGCCGCTTGGTCTTCTTATCGCCCTTGGAAGAATGAGCAAAAATAAAATTGTTTCTGCAATTATGAGCGTTTATATTTCCATTATGCGCGGTACACCGCTGATGCTGCAGATGATGGTCGTTTATTTCGGGCCGTATTATCTGTTTGGCATACATATTTCCGGTTCGTACCGAATGTCGGCGGCACTGATTGCATTTATCATCAACTATGCGGCTTATTTTGCGGAAATTTACCGTTCAGGCATTCAATCCATGTCACAGGGCCAGTATGAGGCGGCAAAACTCCTTGGCTACTCCAGACAGCAGACATTTTCCATAATTATCCTGCCGCAGGTCTTTAAGTGCATTATTCCCGCGCTTAGCAATGAAGTGATTACCCTGGTAAAGGATACGTCCCTTGCCTTTACCATCAGTGTGGTTGAGATGTTTACGACCGCGAAAGCACTTGCCAGTGCAACAGCCAGCATGATGCCGTTTGCGGCGGCAGGCCTGTTCTACTACATCTTTAATTTCCTGGTTGCGTGGGTTATGGACATTATCGAAAAGAAACTGGCTTATTACAAGTAA
- a CDS encoding DUF4364 family protein: MAYDAFTAGVEPGGLRTREEIRILLCYLLSSVNAPLSRDDILQCVQGMGLANYFEVTDALQELTENGNLLLQDGCYIASAQAHEIACQLDTALPISVRDKAVKAAVSLLAQARRKRENAVEITKCGQGYQVYCHISGGKGDLMSFTLAVPEKRQAELIQNNFQASPERVYQMLLALLIDDHDAAATLVKDWH; the protein is encoded by the coding sequence ATGGCTTATGACGCTTTTACCGCAGGCGTAGAACCCGGTGGTCTGCGCACCAGAGAAGAAATCCGAATCCTGCTGTGCTACCTACTTTCCAGTGTCAACGCGCCTCTTTCCAGGGATGATATTCTGCAGTGCGTGCAGGGCATGGGCCTTGCAAACTACTTTGAAGTAACCGATGCCCTGCAGGAACTGACCGAAAACGGCAACCTGCTGTTGCAGGACGGCTGCTATATTGCCAGCGCACAGGCACATGAGATTGCCTGCCAGCTGGACACGGCACTGCCTATTTCCGTACGGGATAAGGCCGTGAAGGCCGCCGTCAGTTTGCTTGCACAGGCGCGCCGCAAACGTGAAAACGCTGTTGAAATTACGAAATGCGGACAGGGCTATCAGGTATACTGTCACATTTCCGGCGGCAAAGGGGACCTGATGTCCTTTACTTTGGCGGTACCGGAAAAGCGGCAGGCAGAACTCATTCAGAACAACTTTCAGGCATCGCCGGAGCGGGTATATCAAATGCTGCTGGCCCTGCTGATTGATGACCATGACGCTGCGGCGACACTGGTTAAGGACTGGCACTGA
- the asnB gene encoding asparagine synthase (glutamine-hydrolyzing): MCGIAGWIDKNQYLSDQQTALDAMSRTLERRGPDDHGQYTEPNVCLLHRRLAVVDPQNGHQPMVTHTARETYALVYNGELYNTDELRSELETLGCHFSTHSDTEVLLQAYVAWGADCVQRLNGIFAFAVWEKNSRRLFAARDRMGVKPFYYYPYPGGLVFGSEIKALLANPMVEPVVDSDGLNQIFLLGPGAIPGRAVYCGMEELAPGWSLTFLPEEGVKLHRWWKLHAKEHTEDEATSIAHVRALLTDSIRRQLVSDVPLCTLLSGGLDSSIISAVAAQEYRKQGRQLNTYSVDYVDNAKYFQSNLFQPAPDSEFVGEMVDAIGSKHHNVVLDNAAQADALLDAVRARDYPGMADIDSSLLLFCREIKKDYTVGLSGECADEIFGGYPWYHREEILFEDTFPWSRSVNLRTSILQPGVLKGDSAAYVRAEYLKTINDTEKLPGESKKEARMREMFRLNTDWFMQTLLTRKDRMSMYSGVEMRVPFCDHRLVEYTYNLPWELKSLHGREKGILREAFSDMLPQRIAWRKKSPYPRTFSPAYSQRVMELFRQVMEKGSPLTDMLNFDRLRDLAEHPDDLSEPWYGQLMRVPQIFAYLLQIHWWMTENHVRIVQ; encoded by the coding sequence ATGTGTGGAATTGCCGGATGGATAGATAAAAATCAGTATTTGTCAGATCAGCAGACGGCGCTGGACGCTATGTCCAGAACATTGGAGCGCCGTGGACCGGATGACCATGGCCAGTACACAGAGCCGAATGTTTGCCTGCTGCACCGCCGTTTGGCGGTTGTGGACCCGCAGAATGGGCATCAGCCCATGGTAACACATACCGCGCGGGAAACCTATGCGCTGGTGTACAACGGCGAGCTGTACAATACCGATGAACTGCGCAGTGAGCTGGAAACACTCGGCTGCCATTTTTCAACACACAGCGATACCGAGGTGCTGCTGCAGGCCTATGTTGCATGGGGAGCGGATTGTGTGCAGCGGCTGAACGGCATTTTTGCTTTTGCTGTATGGGAAAAGAACAGCCGGCGCCTGTTCGCTGCGCGTGACCGTATGGGCGTTAAGCCGTTCTATTATTATCCATACCCCGGCGGACTGGTGTTTGGGTCTGAAATAAAGGCCCTGCTGGCCAATCCAATGGTGGAGCCTGTCGTGGACAGCGACGGTCTGAATCAGATATTCCTGCTGGGACCGGGCGCTATCCCCGGCCGTGCCGTGTACTGCGGCATGGAGGAGCTGGCACCGGGCTGGTCACTGACCTTTCTCCCGGAGGAGGGTGTCAAGCTGCATCGTTGGTGGAAGCTGCACGCGAAAGAACATACAGAAGATGAGGCAACCAGTATCGCACACGTGCGTGCCCTGCTGACGGACAGTATTCGCCGTCAGCTGGTGTCCGATGTACCCTTGTGTACGCTGCTTTCCGGCGGGCTGGACAGTTCCATTATTTCGGCTGTCGCGGCACAGGAGTACAGGAAACAGGGCAGACAGCTGAACACCTATTCGGTGGACTATGTGGATAACGCAAAATATTTTCAGAGCAATCTGTTTCAGCCTGCACCGGACAGTGAGTTCGTGGGGGAAATGGTGGACGCCATTGGCTCCAAACATCACAATGTTGTGCTGGACAACGCGGCACAGGCGGACGCACTGCTGGACGCCGTGCGTGCGCGGGACTATCCCGGTATGGCGGATATTGATTCGTCGCTGCTGTTGTTCTGCCGAGAAATTAAAAAGGACTACACAGTTGGTCTTTCCGGTGAGTGTGCAGATGAAATTTTCGGCGGGTATCCATGGTACCACCGGGAAGAAATCCTGTTTGAGGATACGTTTCCGTGGTCACGTTCGGTCAACCTGCGTACCAGCATTCTGCAGCCGGGCGTCCTGAAAGGGGACAGTGCTGCCTATGTGCGTGCGGAATATTTAAAAACAATCAATGACACAGAGAAGCTGCCGGGAGAAAGCAAAAAAGAAGCGCGTATGCGGGAAATGTTCCGCCTGAATACTGACTGGTTTATGCAGACGCTGTTAACCCGCAAAGACCGGATGTCCATGTACAGCGGCGTGGAAATGCGTGTACCGTTCTGTGATCACCGGCTGGTGGAGTATACCTATAATCTGCCGTGGGAGTTAAAGAGCCTGCACGGACGGGAAAAGGGCATTCTGCGTGAAGCCTTCAGTGATATGCTTCCACAGCGGATTGCATGGCGCAAAAAGAGCCCCTATCCGCGCACATTCAGCCCGGCGTATTCGCAGCGTGTTATGGAACTGTTCCGGCAGGTTATGGAAAAGGGCAGCCCGCTTACTGATATGCTGAACTTTGACCGTCTGCGTGACCTTGCGGAACATCCGGATGACCTGTCGGAGCCGTGGTATGGGCAGCTTATGCGTGTACCGCAGATTTTTGCTTATCTGCTGCAGATACACTGGTGGATGACAGAAAACCATGTACGAATTGTGCAGTAA